A region from the Kineothrix sp. IPX-CK genome encodes:
- a CDS encoding nucleotidyltransferase family protein: MKKPVLIIMAAGMGSRYGGLKQIDPVDGNGHIIMDFSLYDAVKAGFEKVVFVIKRENEKDFREVIGKRIEPFMEVTYVFQEAENIPSPFTVPEGRQKPWGTGHAVLSCAEVVDGPFVVINADDYYGRSAFAQIYDYLATHEDGEKYKYAMVGYVLENTLTENGHVARGVCETDENSRLKGITERTYIERRGEDTAYTEDEGASWHVIPKGSTVSMNMWGFTASFMKELVSGFPVFLEKGLKENPLKCEYFLPSVVNELLEKKKAEVTVLKSYDRWYGVTYKEDKQTVVNAIQRMKDEGDYPEMLWEK, translated from the coding sequence ATGAAAAAGCCCGTTCTGATAATAATGGCGGCAGGCATGGGGAGCCGTTACGGAGGACTGAAACAGATAGACCCCGTAGATGGAAACGGACATATCATTATGGATTTTTCACTGTATGATGCGGTAAAGGCCGGATTCGAAAAGGTGGTTTTCGTCATCAAAAGGGAAAATGAGAAGGACTTTAGGGAGGTCATCGGTAAGCGCATTGAGCCTTTTATGGAGGTGACTTACGTATTTCAGGAGGCAGAAAATATTCCGTCGCCATTTACGGTGCCGGAGGGAAGACAGAAGCCGTGGGGAACCGGTCATGCGGTGCTCAGCTGCGCCGAAGTAGTAGATGGACCTTTTGTTGTCATCAATGCGGATGATTATTACGGAAGAAGCGCATTCGCACAGATTTATGATTATCTGGCCACCCATGAGGACGGCGAGAAATACAAATATGCAATGGTTGGCTATGTTCTGGAAAATACGCTGACGGAGAACGGCCATGTGGCGAGAGGCGTATGCGAGACCGATGAAAACAGCCGTTTAAAGGGTATTACGGAGCGAACGTATATTGAAAGAAGAGGAGAGGATACTGCGTATACGGAGGATGAGGGGGCATCCTGGCATGTGATTCCCAAGGGCAGCACGGTATCCATGAATATGTGGGGGTTTACGGCAAGCTTCATGAAGGAACTCGTTTCCGGCTTTCCGGTTTTCCTCGAAAAGGGCTTGAAAGAAAATCCGCTGAAATGCGAATATTTTCTTCCCAGCGTGGTAAATGAGCTGCTGGAGAAGAAAAAGGCGGAGGTAACGGTACTAAAATCCTATGACCGCTGGTATGGCGTTACTTATAAGGAAGATAAGCAGACTGTAGTAAATGCCATTCAGAGGATGAAGGATGAAGGGGATTATCCGGAGATGTTATGGGAGAAATAA
- a CDS encoding AraC family transcriptional regulator — protein sequence MSYESITLKKEFIIDNLVTIHHYEYMSAFVLKEETHPFWELICVDKGTVNITVNQKTHTLNKDDIIFLEPGEPHSIHSNGSAVPHLIIIGFECSSPSMDFFKHKVLEVIPSGRTLLGNIIREAYLTYSGRLDDPSCQELIRREESSVPFASEQLIQLYMLQLLIQLKRSGNVDNSIAAIPKSSRQRGEDELFYKIVAYMEENINAKLTIPQICKDNLVGRSLLQKMFKDHTSCGIIDYFTIMKINAAKQLICGQQMNFSQIADKLGYNSIHYFSRQFKHIAGMTPSEYQASVKAGQEPPAL from the coding sequence ATGTCTTACGAAAGTATCACTTTAAAAAAAGAGTTTATCATAGACAACCTCGTTACTATCCACCACTACGAATACATGAGCGCATTTGTCCTAAAGGAAGAAACTCACCCGTTCTGGGAACTTATCTGCGTAGACAAGGGTACCGTCAACATAACAGTAAATCAAAAGACCCATACTCTGAATAAGGACGATATCATATTCCTTGAACCAGGCGAGCCTCACAGTATTCATTCCAACGGCTCTGCCGTCCCCCATCTGATTATCATCGGTTTCGAGTGCAGCTCTCCTTCCATGGACTTCTTCAAGCATAAAGTTTTAGAGGTTATTCCTTCCGGACGCACGCTTCTGGGAAATATCATCCGCGAGGCCTATCTCACCTATTCCGGTCGCCTGGACGATCCCAGCTGTCAGGAACTCATACGCAGGGAGGAATCTTCAGTTCCCTTTGCTTCCGAACAGCTTATCCAGCTCTATATGCTGCAGCTATTGATCCAGCTTAAACGAAGCGGCAATGTGGATAATTCTATCGCCGCTATTCCCAAGTCCTCCCGTCAAAGGGGAGAGGACGAGTTATTTTATAAAATCGTCGCCTATATGGAGGAAAACATCAACGCCAAACTGACGATACCACAGATATGCAAGGATAATCTGGTGGGACGTTCACTTTTGCAGAAGATGTTCAAAGACCATACGAGCTGCGGTATCATCGATTATTTCACTATTATGAAGATAAACGCCGCCAAGCAGCTCATATGCGGCCAGCAAATGAATTTCTCTCAGATCGCCGACAAGCTGGGGTATAATTCCATCCATTATTTTTCCAGACAGTTTAAACATATCGCGGGCATGACTCCTTCCGAATATCAAGCTTCTGTCAAAGCCGGGCAAGAGCCGCCCGCGTTATAG